ACCGGATCCCGGACCGGCTCACCCCCGTGGCGGTCGCCGGACTACCGGTGCCCGGGCGCGCCGACGGGCAGCGCTGGCTGGCCGAGGAGGGCGGCGGCCTGCTGAGCCTGGCCGGGCAGGCCCTGGGCATCGCCGACTGCCACGCGGCGGTGGCCGACCTCCTGCTCACCCTGGACCCGCATCTGGAGGCCGGGTTCCTGTGGCGTGAGCTGATCGACGTCTGCCGCCGCACGATGCGGTCGGCCGCCGAGCACGGGGACGCCCGGGCCGAGGGCCGGGCCGGCTACATGCTGGGCGGCGGTCTCATGCAGCTGGGGCAGTTGGACGAGGCCGAGCAGGTCTCGGCCCGGGCGGCCGAGCAGGCCGCGGCCTGCCAGGACCTGCCGGTGCTGGCGGAGATCCTCAACGTCCGCGCCATGCTCGCCCACCAGACCGGGCGGGTTCCGGAGGCGGTCGCCCTGCACCGGGAGTCGATGCGCCTCGCGGACGACTGCGGCAGCGCCTGGACCAGGGCGAACACGGTGACGTCCAGTGTGATCGCCCACCTCGCCGACGACCGGCCCGGGTTGGCCGTCGAGGCCGCCGAGCAGGGCCTGGCGGCCTTCCGCGCCCTGGACGACCCCTTCGGGGAGGTGTACGCCCTGCACTGCGCCGGCCGGGCGGTGCGCCGCCTGGGCGACACCGACCGGGCGATCTCGCTGCACGAACGAGGTCTCGCCCAGGCCGGCGCGCACGGCTTCGCGGTCTTCAAGCCGCTGGCGCTGCTGCACGTCGCCGAGTGCCACCTGGACGCCGGCCGCCCGGCCGACGCGGCCGGCTGGGCGACCCGGGCCGTCACCGCCGCCCGGGAGCTGCACCGTCCCGCCGCGGAGGCGCTGGCCCGCGACACCCTCGCCCGCAGCCTCGCCGCCCAGGAGCGGGCGGCGGACGCACCGGTGGCGCCGAGCCCGGCGAAGGGCCCCGCACCGGCGGGGTGAGCGCGGTGGCGCCGGGCGGTCCGTACGCGGGCGGCGGCACGGGTGCGGGCCACCGTCCGGCCGTACGCGCCGGTCGGGCCCGGGCCGCCGCCCGCCCGACCCGCCGTCAGGCCCGGGCCGCCGCCGTCGGGCCGGAGCGCCGTCAGGCCCCGACCGGCGGGGTGAGCGCGGCGGCGAGGCCCGGCCGGCCGTCGATGCCGAGCTTGCCGTAGGTGTTCGTCAGATGCACCTCCACGGTGCGCAGTCCGACGAAGAGGTGCTGGGCGATCTCGCGATTGGTCATCCCCTCGGCGGCCAGGCCCGCGACCCGCTGCTCGGTGGGGGTGAGCGCGGCCACCCCGTGGAAGGTGCGGGAGCGCGGCCGGTCGCCGCAGGCGCGGAGCTCCTCCAGGGCGCGCTCGGCCACGGCCGACGCGCCGGTCGCGTGGGCCGCGCTGGCCGCCTGCTGGAGGTGCTCGCGGGCCTCCGGCACGCGGCCGGCCCGGCGCAGTGCGGCGCCGAGGTCGCCGAGCGCCTGCGCGTGCCGGTACCGGGACGGCGACCGCGCCAGCAGTCCGACCGCCTCCCGCAGCAGGTCGAGCCCGTCCGGTCCGCCGGTGGCCAGGGCCAGCGCGCGCAGGGCGGCGCCGACCGTCTCGGGGCTGCCCCAGCGCCGGGCGATCGCCAGCTCCTCCTCGGCGAGCCGGACGGCCTGCGGCCGCTCGCCGAGGGCGGCGTGCACCAGGGCCGCCTCGGAGCGCCACGGGTAGATCCAGGTGCACTCGATGCCGCGGGCCGCGATCCGCCCGCCGCAGCCCCGGAAGTCGGCCAAGGCCTCCGCGGGGCGTCCCTGGGCCACCCGCAGCTGCCCGCGGGCCAGCTGGAGGTAGTCGTTGATCCAGTGGCCGGTCAGGTCGCCGCCCAGGCCGGCCCGCTCCAGCAAGGCCTCCGCCTCCGCCACCCGGCCCTGTTTGAGGAGCGAGTCGAGCAGGGTGCTGACCGCCAGCGCGCCGTGGCTGTGCCGCTCGTCGACGCCGATCTCGCGGAGCGTGCGCAGCGCCGCCCGGGCGTCCGCCTCGCAGTCCAGGACGCGGCCCAACTGGCCCTGCACGCAGGCGCGGACGACGACGCTGTGCGCCAGGGCGAAGGCGGAGCCCGGTGCGCCGGCCCGGGTCACCGCCTCGTCGGCGTGGCGCAGCGCGAGTTCGGTCTCCCCGGTGGCGCCGAGGAAGAGCACCGCGCCGGCGTAGACGAAGGACTCGTCGTCGGCCGGGTTCATCCCGTCGGCCAGCGCCTGCCGGGCGAGGACGGCGGCCTCCTGCGGCGAGTCGCCCTCGACGAGGATCCGGCGCAGCGCGAGCAGGGCGGCCAGCGGCCGCTCGGCCGCCGTTCCGGTGGCGTCGTGCGCCCGCAGCCCGGCCAGCCGCGCGAGCACCGCGGGGGCCGAGTCCAGCCCGTGCAGGCCGGCGTAGACGTGGTCGACCTCGAGGCGCAGCGCCTGGCCGGGGTCGACGGCCCGGAGCGCGGCGGCGGTCCGCCCCAGCACCGCGATCCCCTCGGGGTAGCGGTCCAGCGCGAACAGCGCGCCCGCCAGCCGGCGGGCGGCGGCGGTGCGCTCGACCGGGTCCTCGGACAGGTCGAGGCTGCGCCGGAGGTGGTCGGCGGCCTCGGGCAGGTCGGAGGCCAGTTCGGCCTCGCCGAGCGCGATCAGCAGGCTCGCCCGGGCGTCGTCGTCGAGGGGTTCGCGCAGGGCGCGGCGGAGCCAGCCGACGGCGTCCTGCGGCCGGCCCCGGCGGGCGGCGTCGGCGGCCGCCCGGCGCAGCAGGCCGGGGACCCACGGCAGGCCCGGCGGCGCCAGCTGCGCGTGCGCGGCCACCCGGGCCGGCGGGAGGTCCTGGGTGAGCATCAGGTGGGCGGCGCGGCCGTGCAGGTCCCGCCGGACGCTGGGCAGCACCTCGTCGGCCACCGCGACGCCGATCACCGGGCAGACGAAGGCGGCGGTGCGCTCCGACCGGACGGTCAGCCCGGCCCGCGCGAGGGTGTGCAGGGCGTCCTGCACGGCCGTCTCGGCGAGCCCGGTGACGGCGGCGATCAGGTCGACGGTGGGTGCGTGGGCGGCGTCCTCCCCGGGTACGGCGGCTGCCTGCTCGGAGGGTTCGCCCAGCACGGCGGGTGCGTGGGCGGAGACCTCGCCGAGCACGGCGACGGCCCTGGCCACCGCCACCGCGTCCGGGCCGGCTGTCCGGATCAGTTCCTGCAGGGCCCGTCCCACCTCGGCCGGGACGAGGTGGGTGAGCCGTGCGGCGGTCCGCGCGTCCGGAGGCAGCGCCGCCGACCGGACCGACCGCAACAGGGCCCGGAGCAGGAAGAGGTTGCCGCCCGTCGCGACCTGGCAGGCCTCGGTGAAGGCTTCCTCGCCGGCCTCGCCGAGCACCTCGGCGACGACCGACGTGACCGCCGCCCGGTCGAGCGGGGTGAGCGCGAGCCGGTGCCGGAACAGGGGCAGCACGCCGGCCAGGGTCTGCGCCTCGCGGGAGGGCTCGCCCGGGCTGACCGTGGCGATCACCACCACGGGCAGCTCGGCCGTGCGGCGGAGCAGGCAGCGCAGCCACAGCATCGAGGCTCGGTCGGCCCACTGAAGGTCGTCGACGACAAGGACCAGCCGGGCGCTGCGGGCCGCGAGTTCGACGACCAGCCGGTGCAGGCCCGTCGTGGCGGCCGCCTGCGCGGCGTCGGGCACCGCCGCCGCGCCGCCCCCGCCGCCGTCCGGAGCGGGGGTCGCGCCGGGAGCCGGCCCGCTCATGTCCGCCGGTGTCTCGACCGGGTGGTCCGGCGCAAGCGCCGGTGCGAGCACCCGCAGGGCGGGGGCGGCCGGTCCGTCCAGCACTTCGGCCGCCCCGTCGTCGGCCCCGCCGCGGACCAGGTGCCCGAAGAGCTGGCGGACGACGCCGAACTCCGCCCCGCTCTCGGACGGATCGGCCCAGGCGGCGACGACGTCGGCGCCGTCCGCCTGCGCCCGCCGGAGCACCTCGCGCAGCAGCGCGCTCTTGCCGCTGCCCGCCTCGCCCTGGACGAGCACGCAGACACCCTGCTCCGTCGGCCGGGCGAGCAGGGCGGCCAGCGCGGCCAGCTCACGCTCCCGGCCGGCCGGCGCCGTCCCGTCGGGCCGGGGCTCCGGGGCGGGTACGGGCCGGCCGGCGGCGAGGGCGTCGGGCGCGGGGGCGGCCGGGCCCGGGGTGACGGGATCAGGGGCGGCGGGGACGGCGGCGGCCGTGCGGCCGGCGACCCGCGCCGCACGGGCCGCGGCGCGGGCGGCGACGGCGGATGCGGTGGCCTGAGGTGCGGTGGCCTGGGGTGCGGCGGGACCGCGGCCGCCGGTGGTGGGGACGGCGGGGCGGCGGACGGCGAAGGTGCGGACGGGCGGGGGCGAGGAGGGCATGGCGGCTCGATCGGGTGGTGGGTCGGCGGTCCGGCCGGGCGTGCGCCGGCCGGGGAACGGCTGGCCGCCCGGGGCGGACCTCCGCCCGTACGGCCACTGCTCGGCGGCGGCCCCGGAAGCACCGGAGCCCCGCACCGCGCCCCCGGCGTACCGGGGGCGCGGTGCGGGGCCGCCGGTCCCGGCTCCGGCCGGCCGGTCGCGCCGATCCGGAGCCGGTCCGTGGACACCGCTCTGCTCCTCGTCATCCTGCGCGCCCGGCGTAACCGTCCGATAAGTCCGCCGTCCGGAGCCGTGAGTGGTGCGCGCCGGCTCAGTCCTGGGTGGGGAGTTGGGACTGGATGAGGTTCATGACGGTGGGGTCGGCGAGGGTGGTGGTGTCGCCGACCTCGCGGCCTTCGGCGATGTCGCGCAGCAGGCGGCGCATGATCTTGCCGGAGCGGGTCTTGGGGAGTTCGGCGACGACCTTGACCTGCTTGGGTTTGGCGATGGGGCCGAGGGTGCGGCCGACGTGGGCGCGCAGTTCCTCGACGAGTTCGGGGCTGTCGGTGGCGGTTGCGCGCAGGATGACGAACGCGACGATGGCCTGGCCGGTGGTGGGGTCGGTGGCGCCGACGACGGCGGACTCGGCGACGGCGGGGTGGCCGACGAGGGCGGACTCGACCTCGGTGGTGGAGATGTTGTGGCCGGAGACGAGCATGACGTCGTCGACGCGGCCGAGCAGCCAGATGTCGCCGTCCTCGTCCTTCTTGGCGCCGTCGCCGGCGAAGTAGCGCCCTTCGAAGCGGGACCAGTAGGTGTCGATGTAGCGCTGGTCGTCGCCCCAGATGGTGCGGAGCATGGACGGCCAGGGTTCGGTGAGGACGAGGTAGCCGCCGGCGCCGTCGGGCACCTCACGGGCCTCGTCGTCGACGACGGTGGCGGCGATGCCGGGCAGCGCGCGCTGGGCGGAGCCGGGTTTGGTGGTGGTGACGCCCGGCAGCGGGCTGATCATCATCGCGCCGGTCTCGGTCTGCCACCAGGTGTCGACGACGGGGACCTTGCCGGCGCCGATGTGCTCCCGGTACCAGACCCACGCCTCGGGGTTGATCGGCTCCCCGACCGATCCCAGCACCCGCAGGGTGGAGAGGTCGAACTTGGCGGGGATGTCGTCGCCCCACTTCATGAAGGTGCGGATCGCGGTGGGCGCGGTGTAGAGGATGGTGACGCCGTACTTCTGGACGATCTCCCAGAAGCGGCCCTGGTGCGGGGTGTCGGGGGTGCCCTCGTAGATGACCTGGGTGGCGCCGTTGGCGAGCGGCCCGTAGACGATGTAGGAGTGGCCGGTGACCCAGCCGATGTCGGCGGTGCACCAGTACACGTCCGACTCGGGCTTGAGGTCGAAGACGGCGTGGTGGGTCCAGGCGGCCTGGGTGAGGTAGCCGCCGGTGGTGTGCAGGATGCCCTTGGGCTTTCCGGTGGTGCCGGAGGTGTAGAGGATGAACAGCGGGTGCTCGGCGTCGTGCGGCTGCGCGGTGTGCTCCGCGGACTGGCGCTCCACGATGTCGTGCCACCACACGTCGCGGCCCTCGGTGAAGGCGGTGTCCTGGCCGGTGCGGCGCACCACCAGGACGTGCTCGACCTGCGGGCACTTCGCCAGGGCCTCGTCGATGGCGGGCTTGAGGGCGGTCGGCTTGCCGCGGCGGTGGCCGCCGTCGGCGGTGATGACGAGCTTGGCGTCGGCGTCCTGGATGCGGGAGGCGACGGCGTCGGCGGAGAAGCCGCCGAAGACCACGGAGTGGGTGGCGCCGATGCGGGCGCAGGCGAGCATCGCGACGACGGCCTCGGGGATCATCGGCAGGTAGACCGCGACGCGGTCGCCCTTGGCGACACCGAGCTCCAGCAGGGCGTTGGCGGCCCGGGAGACCTCGTCCTTGAGCTGGGCGTAGGTGATGGCGCGGCTGTCGCCGGGCTCGCCCTCGAAGTGGATGGCGACGCGGTCGCCGTGGCCGGCGTCCACGTGCCGGTCCACGCAGTTGTGGGCGACGTTGAGGGTGCCGTCGGCGAACCACCTGGCGAACGGCGGGTTCGACCAGTCGAGGGTCTCGGTGGGCTCGGTGGCCCAGTCGAGACGGCGCGCCTGCTCCGCCCAGAAGGCCAGCCGGTCCTCGGAGGCCTGCGCGTAGGCGGCCGCCGTGACGTTGGCCGCGGCGGCGAGCTCCGCGGGCGGGGCGAACCGCCGCTCCTCCTTGAGCAGGTTGGCCAGGCTCTCGTTGCTCAACGCGCACTCCTTGTACAAGGTCCTCGGGTCGGGAGGGTGTCCTCCCGGGGGTCAGCTCCGATCATGCGCCATGCCGGGCCGCCCGAATCCCCGGATCCCGCAGAACTCTCGGTGCACCGGGGAAAACCTCTCGGTCCGTCCTGGTGCCGGCACGGTCCGGTCCTGCTCCCCGCCGCGCTGTCGGCGCACCGGCTGTCAGCGCACCACGTACAGCCGGCGCCGACCGCCCGGCTCCGGCGCGGCCCACGGGGTGGAGCAGGTACGGAGTTCCCACTTCGCCGGTCCGCCGTCGCCGCCCTCCTCGTCGGCGCCGTCCCGGTCGCGGTACCAGATCCAGCCCTCGGTGCCGCTCCGGGCGCCCACCGTGCCCAGGATGCGCAGGCTCGACAGGTCGTGGCGGGTGGCGAGTTCGTCGCCCCAGAGCATCAGCGTCCGGATGTCCTCGGGGGTGGTGTAGAGCACGCTCACGCGGTACTTCCGGACGGTCTCCCAGAGCTCCTCCTCGCGGAGGTCCTCCGGGCCGGTGGTGTGGATCACCTGCGTGGCACCCGCTGCCAGCGGGCCGCGGACGCCCTCCGGCAGGCCGCTCCCCCACCCGTCGGTGAACCGGCTCCAGTAGACGTCGACGTCCGGCTCGGGCTCGGGGACGACGTGCCGGGCGGGCACGGGGGCGCCGGGACGGCGGCGGCCGGGCGCGGGCGGGCCCGGATGCACCCGCGCGGTGCGGCCGGACTCGGGGCCGCAGCAGCGCGGTTGACCGGCCCTCGGCGGCCGGCCCGGCGAGGCACCGACGCAACCGCCACCCGCCGTCGGCTCCTCCGCGCCGGGCCCGGCCTCGGCCGGCCGGGCACAGCCGCAGCCCGCGTCCGGGGTGCCGGCGGCCCGCCCCGCCCGCTCACGTCTCCGGACGGCCAGCGCGTCGCCGCCCGCGCCGCCGCCGGCCGTCTCGGACGGGCCGGCCGACGGGACGGGCAGCGCGCCGAGCCGGGCGCAGGCGAGGACCGCGACGACGGTTTCGGGGGTGGCCGCGGCCCGTACCGGCACCTGGTCGCCCGCGGTGGTCCCCAGCTCCGCCAGCGCCTCGGCGGCCCGGGCGACCTCCTGCTGGAGACGGGCGTAACTGAGCGAGCGGCCGCCCCCGGGGCCGCCCTCGAAGTGGATCGCGACGCGGTCGCCGAGGCCTGCCTCCACGTGCCGGTCCACGCAGCGGTACACCAGAGCGGAACCGTTCCCGTACATGTCATCCCCGTACATGCTGCAAGACTCCTCGTTCGAACAGGCGGAACAGTGCGGTTCACGGACACCGCCGACGGCGTGACGGGCGGGCCGCCGGCGCGGCCCGCCCGCCCGACCCCACGCAGTGGACGGTCGGAACTCCCGGGTGGTGGGCCCGGCGTCCTCGGACGCGTCTGCCCCGCCGCGCCCGGAGTACACCCGGACACCTCTGCCATACCCATCCCAGCACCGGCCCGACCCGCCGGGCAAGGCCGGCAGGCCGCGCCGACACGACCTTTCGGTGCCCCGCGCCCGCCCTTTCGGTACCCCGTCCGAACGGTGCACCAACACCCTTACGTCTCGCTCGAGCTGCTCGGGTACCCGTAGCAACTACCGAAGCCCCCAGGGGGTTCCGCTGTAGAACCCCTGGGCGGTCCACCAGGCCCGCAGGTCCTCGCACGGCCCCAGCTCCGGACTCCGGCCGGCGCCCCCGTCGAGCAGGCAACCGCCTTGGTGCGCACGGATCCTGAAGGCGGTCGCCCGCAGGCCGGTGAACGGATCGGCCCGGAGGGCGATCACCGAACGATCGACGAATCTCCACAACTGGGAGGTCTCGTCCTGGCCGGCCGGCGACCGGTCGTACCGGAGCCCGACCGTGCCGTCCGCCTCCACGGTGAGGACCATGGGCTCCTGGGAGCCGCTCGACGGCAGGGACTGCACGACGACCTCCCCGCCCGGTGCGGGCCACAGGATCCACTGCTGGGCGTCCCCGGCGGCCGCGGCGCGGGTGACCACGCCCTGGCCCGGGTCCGCCTCGGCACCGGTCCCGCCCCCGGCCCGCGCCTGCATCTGCGACTGCGACTGCGACTGCGCCGAGGGCTGCCGCTGGGCCGGGCCGGACTCCAGCCGGCGGCCCGAGCGCTGCGCGATCAGCATCCCCAGGCCCTGGTAGGAGGGGGCGGCCGCCCGGGCGGCGAACGGCAGCTCGACCGCGCCCACCCGGCCCGAGGGATCACCGCTGTCGCCGCCCGGCGCCCCGCCCGCCGGATCGGTGTACGGGCCGGCCGCGCGGTGGGCCGGCCGGGGCTCGGCGGGCGGCGCACCAGGCTCCTGACCGCCCGGCCGGCCGGCGCCGGTCAGCGGCACAGCCAGCACCAGCGCGAGGCAGGCGACGGCCTTGGCCGCCGTCGCGGCCGGCCCCGGTGGGCCGGCGGCCACCTCGCCGGGGCCCGGAATCAGCGGCCCGTCCGAGCCGTGCGACCTGCCGGGCCCGTCCGACCCGTCCGGTCCGCCCTCCAGGAGCCCGAGGTCGTGGCAGAGCACGCTCCGCCCGGTCACGACGGACGCCGGCCCGTCCCGGCGACAGCCGGGTGGGCCGGTCGCCTCGCCGTCCGGCGTACGGCGGTCGCTGCGCACCGGACCATCCGTCATCTCCTTGCTCGGGCTGGACCGGACGACGGGCGGGCCGCCGGGCGGGGGCCGGGAGGACCCCCGCCCGGCCCAGACGCTAGGCGCCGCACGGCGCCCCCCGGATGCCGGTACGGACCGAAGGGTTCGCCGCCCGCGACCGGGGCCCGACCGCCGAACACCGACCGCCGACCCCACCGACCGCACCGACCGCACCGACCGCACCGCGAGGGCGGGCAGCCCGAGCGGGCTCCCGGTGACCCCGGGCGGGCGGCCCCGGCCGGGATCAGGCCTTCGACGGGACGTAGTACGGCCGGTTGTGGGCGGCCACCGGCGCTGACTGGTACGTCCAGACCCCCGCCGCCGGGGCGCCGCCGACCAGCTCGGCGAGGTGCCGGCCGACGGCGCCGGCCCGGTCCGCGACGGTGAGGCCGACCCGGCTCGCGGTAGAGCCGTCCAGCTCGTGGTAGCGGTAGGGCTGGTAGACGTTCATCGGCCCGGCCAGCAGGCCCGCCACCGGGTCGGTGCCGTAGCCGGTGACGGGCGCGCTGTTCACCGGCTCGGGGGCGAGGCCGGCCAGATCGGCCGAGAAGGAGAACAGCTCCCGGCCGCCGGGACCGACCGTGCCGTCCGCTCCGAGCTCCGCCTGCCGGCAGACGACCGACCAGGCCAGGCCGTCGGCGGGGCCGTTGAGCGAGGGCATGGTGGTCTCGAAGCGGCCCGGGTACTTGGGCTCGGCGTACAGCCGGCGGCCGGCGTCGATGGCGAGCGGATTGTCGCACA
The sequence above is a segment of the Kitasatospora sp. NBC_00240 genome. Coding sequences within it:
- a CDS encoding LuxR family transcriptional regulator, whose product is MPSSPPPVRTFAVRRPAVPTTGGRGPAAPQATAPQATASAVAARAAARAARVAGRTAAAVPAAPDPVTPGPAAPAPDALAAGRPVPAPEPRPDGTAPAGRERELAALAALLARPTEQGVCVLVQGEAGSGKSALLREVLRRAQADGADVVAAWADPSESGAEFGVVRQLFGHLVRGGADDGAAEVLDGPAAPALRVLAPALAPDHPVETPADMSGPAPGATPAPDGGGGGAAAVPDAAQAAATTGLHRLVVELAARSARLVLVVDDLQWADRASMLWLRCLLRRTAELPVVVIATVSPGEPSREAQTLAGVLPLFRHRLALTPLDRAAVTSVVAEVLGEAGEEAFTEACQVATGGNLFLLRALLRSVRSAALPPDARTAARLTHLVPAEVGRALQELIRTAGPDAVAVARAVAVLGEVSAHAPAVLGEPSEQAAAVPGEDAAHAPTVDLIAAVTGLAETAVQDALHTLARAGLTVRSERTAAFVCPVIGVAVADEVLPSVRRDLHGRAAHLMLTQDLPPARVAAHAQLAPPGLPWVPGLLRRAAADAARRGRPQDAVGWLRRALREPLDDDARASLLIALGEAELASDLPEAADHLRRSLDLSEDPVERTAAARRLAGALFALDRYPEGIAVLGRTAAALRAVDPGQALRLEVDHVYAGLHGLDSAPAVLARLAGLRAHDATGTAAERPLAALLALRRILVEGDSPQEAAVLARQALADGMNPADDESFVYAGAVLFLGATGETELALRHADEAVTRAGAPGSAFALAHSVVVRACVQGQLGRVLDCEADARAALRTLREIGVDERHSHGALAVSTLLDSLLKQGRVAEAEALLERAGLGGDLTGHWINDYLQLARGQLRVAQGRPAEALADFRGCGGRIAARGIECTWIYPWRSEAALVHAALGERPQAVRLAEEELAIARRWGSPETVGAALRALALATGGPDGLDLLREAVGLLARSPSRYRHAQALGDLGAALRRAGRVPEAREHLQQAASAAHATGASAVAERALEELRACGDRPRSRTFHGVAALTPTEQRVAGLAAEGMTNREIAQHLFVGLRTVEVHLTNTYGKLGIDGRPGLAAALTPPVGA
- the acs gene encoding acetate--CoA ligase; the encoded protein is MSNESLANLLKEERRFAPPAELAAAANVTAAAYAQASEDRLAFWAEQARRLDWATEPTETLDWSNPPFARWFADGTLNVAHNCVDRHVDAGHGDRVAIHFEGEPGDSRAITYAQLKDEVSRAANALLELGVAKGDRVAVYLPMIPEAVVAMLACARIGATHSVVFGGFSADAVASRIQDADAKLVITADGGHRRGKPTALKPAIDEALAKCPQVEHVLVVRRTGQDTAFTEGRDVWWHDIVERQSAEHTAQPHDAEHPLFILYTSGTTGKPKGILHTTGGYLTQAAWTHHAVFDLKPESDVYWCTADIGWVTGHSYIVYGPLANGATQVIYEGTPDTPHQGRFWEIVQKYGVTILYTAPTAIRTFMKWGDDIPAKFDLSTLRVLGSVGEPINPEAWVWYREHIGAGKVPVVDTWWQTETGAMMISPLPGVTTTKPGSAQRALPGIAATVVDDEAREVPDGAGGYLVLTEPWPSMLRTIWGDDQRYIDTYWSRFEGRYFAGDGAKKDEDGDIWLLGRVDDVMLVSGHNISTTEVESALVGHPAVAESAVVGATDPTTGQAIVAFVILRATATDSPELVEELRAHVGRTLGPIAKPKQVKVVAELPKTRSGKIMRRLLRDIAEGREVGDTTTLADPTVMNLIQSQLPTQD
- a CDS encoding AMP-binding protein, giving the protein MHPGPPAPGRRRPGAPVPARHVVPEPEPDVDVYWSRFTDGWGSGLPEGVRGPLAAGATQVIHTTGPEDLREEELWETVRKYRVSVLYTTPEDIRTLMLWGDELATRHDLSSLRILGTVGARSGTEGWIWYRDRDGADEEGGDGGPAKWELRTCSTPWAAPEPGGRRRLYVVR